A single window of Chloracidobacterium thermophilum B DNA harbors:
- a CDS encoding sugar phosphate nucleotidyltransferase, translated as MKGVILAGGLGTRLYPLTKVTNKHLLPVYDRPMIYYPIQTLVEAGVDDVLLVTGGNKAGDFLQLLGNGKEHGLKRLSYTYQQGEGGIADALALAEDFADGGPIVVMLGDNVIEKSIAGPVARFREQGRGARILLKEVPDPQRFGVPTLKGSQVVRIDEKPAQPASPYAVTGIYMYDATVFDIIRTLTPSQRGELEITDVNNAYIARGELTWEVLDGWWTDAGTFESLHLASNLVAAMRLAAAPH; from the coding sequence ATGAAGGGCGTAATCCTGGCCGGTGGACTTGGGACGCGGCTGTATCCGCTGACCAAGGTAACAAACAAGCACCTGCTGCCGGTCTATGACCGGCCGATGATTTACTACCCGATTCAGACACTGGTTGAAGCCGGTGTGGATGATGTCCTGCTGGTGACGGGCGGCAACAAGGCCGGCGACTTTCTGCAACTGCTGGGCAACGGCAAGGAACATGGTCTCAAGCGGTTGAGCTACACCTATCAGCAGGGTGAAGGCGGCATTGCCGATGCCCTGGCGCTGGCGGAAGACTTTGCCGACGGCGGTCCCATTGTTGTCATGTTGGGTGACAATGTGATTGAGAAAAGCATTGCCGGCCCGGTCGCACGGTTTCGGGAGCAGGGGCGCGGGGCCCGGATTCTGCTCAAGGAAGTTCCCGATCCACAGCGTTTTGGCGTACCCACCCTGAAGGGCTCGCAGGTTGTGCGCATTGACGAAAAGCCGGCGCAACCGGCATCGCCCTACGCTGTGACCGGCATTTACATGTATGATGCCACCGTCTTTGACATCATCCGCACGCTCACGCCAAGCCAGCGGGGGGAACTTGAAATCACAGATGTCAACAACGCCTACATCGCGCGTGGAGAACTCACTTGGGAAGTCCTCGATGGCTGGTGGACCGATGCCGGAACTTTCGAGAGCCTGCATCTTGCCTCCAATCTTGTCGCGGCGATGCGCCTGGCCGCCGCCCCACACTGA
- a CDS encoding sensor histidine kinase gives MPRYLDLRFRLAALLSIVIIGMVAVLYELNRRAERQILAQVEAQTAQLTTALEVGLQSISTSDYLDDFIRSRRLTPSQLQRIRRIAIVDANGLVTDSTLRAERGQRLALPTDESLVQEGDPLAANTTENSLARTVFIPFQALGKDGAPERNYVVVTISAQTLAETIATTSRQRLLATGAALLVALVVAVALVWRFTQPIGDLVTATRRIEAGDLTVQLQLNRRDEIGLLAARFNAMVVRLREVRELEERLNQAERAAVVGRLASGIAHEIRNPLNFINLTMDHIRTRYAPSDAAERATFERLTAAVKDEIARLNTLVTNVLRIGRPATLSLRPVRLGELIAAVLDVVRSKAEAQQVSLTCVDETGGMPIEADADSLKSCFSNLVINAIEAMPHGGELHLRITPTATGQAVQVRDSGLGIAPNDLEHIFDPYFSTKDTGIGLGLAVTRQIILDHGGTITVESTPGQGTTFTVTLPHRPTPPG, from the coding sequence ATGCCGCGTTATCTCGATCTTCGCTTTCGGCTGGCTGCCCTGCTTTCCATTGTCATCATTGGCATGGTGGCGGTGCTGTATGAACTCAACCGCCGTGCTGAACGCCAGATTTTGGCACAGGTCGAAGCCCAGACTGCACAACTGACGACGGCGCTGGAAGTCGGCCTGCAGAGCATCAGCACAAGCGACTACCTGGATGATTTCATCCGGTCACGCCGCCTGACGCCCAGCCAGCTCCAGCGTATCCGGCGGATTGCCATCGTGGACGCGAATGGCTTGGTAACAGACAGCACCCTGCGGGCGGAGCGCGGACAGCGGCTAGCACTCCCGACCGATGAAAGCCTGGTACAGGAAGGCGATCCGCTGGCGGCGAACACCACAGAAAACAGTCTGGCCAGAACGGTGTTCATTCCTTTTCAGGCCCTGGGCAAAGACGGGGCGCCGGAGCGCAACTACGTGGTGGTGACGATTTCAGCCCAGACGTTGGCGGAGACCATTGCCACGACTTCGCGCCAGCGGCTGCTGGCCACCGGTGCGGCGCTCCTGGTCGCGTTGGTTGTCGCGGTTGCCCTGGTGTGGCGCTTCACGCAGCCGATTGGCGATCTTGTGACGGCCACGCGCCGGATTGAAGCTGGCGACCTGACGGTGCAACTGCAGCTCAACCGACGGGACGAAATCGGCCTGCTGGCAGCGCGCTTCAATGCCATGGTGGTGCGCCTGCGCGAAGTCCGGGAGCTGGAAGAACGTCTCAATCAGGCCGAACGGGCGGCCGTCGTCGGCCGGCTGGCTTCCGGCATTGCCCACGAAATCCGCAACCCGCTCAACTTCATCAACCTCACCATGGATCACATTCGCACCCGCTATGCACCTTCCGATGCGGCCGAACGCGCCACCTTCGAGCGGCTGACCGCAGCCGTCAAGGACGAGATTGCGCGCCTCAACACGCTGGTGACGAATGTGCTGCGCATTGGCCGTCCGGCTACGCTTTCACTGCGTCCGGTCCGGCTGGGCGAATTGATTGCGGCCGTACTCGACGTGGTTCGCTCCAAAGCCGAGGCCCAGCAGGTCTCCCTGACCTGTGTGGATGAAACCGGCGGGATGCCCATCGAAGCGGATGCCGACTCGCTCAAATCGTGCTTCTCGAACCTTGTCATCAATGCCATCGAGGCCATGCCTCACGGCGGCGAACTGCATCTGCGCATTACACCCACGGCCACCGGGCAGGCGGTTCAGGTACGGGACAGCGGGCTGGGGATTGCGCCCAATGATCTGGAGCACATCTTTGACCCGTACTTTTCGACCAAAGACACCGGCATCGGGTTGGGGCTGGCCGTAACGCGCCAGATCATCCTGGATCACGGCGGCACGATTACCGTCGAAAGCACGCCAGGGCAGGGGACAACCTTCACCGTGACGCTTCCCCATCGCCCGACGCCACCCGGCTAG
- the nuoH gene encoding NADH-quinone oxidoreductase subunit NuoH, producing the protein MVPFEQLLAWSVKIAIGFVLLMTTVAYLSLIERRLLAFIQMRYGPNRVGPFGLFQPIADGLKFIFKEDVIPLDADKFLYVMAPALSLVPALMTFVLIPVGGEVTVPFLDRPITLYVTSINVGLLAVLAMTGMGVYGIVMAGYASNNKYSLLGGLRSSAQLVSYELAMSLSIIGVLIQAGSLDLVTIVERQGGAWGLGWHVFWFQPIGFFVFLISMIAETNRAPFDLPEAESELVAGFHTEYSSMKFAMFFIAEYANMVTAAAMATTLFLGGWQGPGVAQIPWLGPVYFVLKMALFLFLYVWLRASSPRLRYDQLMNFGWKFLLPLALVNVVLSATLGLWF; encoded by the coding sequence ATGGTGCCTTTTGAGCAACTGCTTGCTTGGAGTGTGAAAATCGCCATCGGCTTCGTCCTGCTCATGACGACGGTGGCCTATTTGTCGCTCATCGAGCGCCGACTGCTGGCCTTCATTCAGATGCGCTATGGTCCCAATCGGGTCGGGCCGTTCGGGCTGTTTCAACCCATCGCCGATGGGCTGAAGTTCATTTTCAAGGAAGATGTTATTCCACTGGATGCCGACAAGTTTCTTTACGTTATGGCTCCGGCACTGTCGCTGGTGCCGGCGCTCATGACCTTTGTGCTGATTCCAGTCGGTGGGGAAGTGACCGTGCCTTTTCTGGACCGGCCCATAACGCTCTACGTCACGAGTATCAATGTGGGCTTGCTGGCCGTGCTGGCGATGACGGGCATGGGGGTCTATGGCATCGTCATGGCCGGCTATGCCTCGAATAACAAGTACAGCCTGCTCGGCGGGCTGCGTTCCTCGGCGCAACTGGTGAGCTATGAGCTGGCGATGTCTCTGTCCATCATCGGGGTGCTGATTCAGGCCGGTTCGCTCGATCTCGTCACCATTGTGGAACGGCAGGGCGGCGCGTGGGGGCTGGGCTGGCACGTCTTCTGGTTTCAACCGATCGGCTTTTTCGTGTTCCTCATCAGCATGATTGCGGAGACCAACCGCGCCCCCTTTGACTTGCCCGAAGCCGAAAGTGAACTTGTGGCGGGCTTTCACACCGAATACAGCTCCATGAAGTTTGCCATGTTCTTCATTGCGGAGTACGCCAACATGGTCACGGCAGCGGCCATGGCCACGACCCTGTTCCTGGGGGGCTGGCAGGGGCCGGGCGTGGCGCAGATACCGTGGTTGGGGCCGGTGTACTTCGTACTGAAAATGGCCCTGTTTTTGTTTCTCTATGTCTGGCTGCGGGCTTCGTCGCCGCGCCTGCGGTATGACCAGTTGATGAATTTTGGCTGGAAGTTCCTGCTCCCGCTGGCTCTGGTCAATGTCGTTCTGTCGGCCACGCTGGGACTATGGTTTTAG